TGCCATATATGCCTCAGCAATTGATCCTTCTGGCCTAGCCCTGTTCCTTACAAAATTCTTCAAAGTGCCTAGCCGCCtttctattgggtacatccatccgTACTGAAAAGGTCCTCTTAGCAGTGCCTCATCAGGAAGATGGACAGCCAAGTGCACCATGACATCAAAGAAGGCAGGTGGAAAGattttctcaagcttgcataGGATCAATGGAATTTCTTCTTTTAGCCATTTGACAACATCAATCCTCAGATTTCTACTGCATAGTTCCCTGAAGAAGGTCCCAAGCTCTACAACTGCTTCATATACATCCTTCCTCACCAGTCCTCTTAGGCCAGCAGGTATGATTCTTTGCAGGAGTATATGGCAAGAATGTGTTTTCAGCTTTCCCTGCACCTTCGAACCATCTtcacttatgtatcttgctagGTTAGCCGCATATCCATCAGGAAACTTGATACCTTTGAGAAACTTGCATAACTCGATTTTTTGATCCTTCCCCAAGACATACGGAGTAGGTGGAGCAGTGACTGAGTTGCCATGCTGTTGTAAGTGCAATTCAGGTCTTATGCccatatcatgcaaatctagcctagcattGGTTGTGTCCAGGTCTTGCCCTGCACATTGAGTAATGTGCCAacaatgttttcacatatgtttttctcTATGTGCATCACATCGAGATTATGTGGAAGCTTCAAATGTTTCCAATATGGCAATCTCCACAACCCAACTTTGCGGCTATAAATCCTTGGACCCTCGTTGCGCTTCCTTTTATTTCCAATAATTTCAGGATGCTTCCCTGGCCCGACATCTTTCACCATCTCTagctcctctaggacctcctccaaagTGAACTTGCCTGGCTAATCTTTGTTTTCACGCTTACCATCGAAAGCCAAGCTTCTCCGCCATGCATGTGTCCTTGGAAGGTAACGACGATGTCCAATGTAACATATTTTACTCCTTATTGCCCGAGACAACGGATCCTTGTTGCAATGAATACATGCATAATACCCTTTTGTTGTTCGCCCTGATAACGTGCTCAACGCTAGAAAATCATGTATACACCATAGCATGGCAGCATGAAGGTTAAACTTTCGACCAGTACATGCATCGTAGGTACTGACACCCTTCCATAGATCGAGCAGTTCTTCAATTAGGGGCTCAAGGAACAAAtcaaaatcctttcctggagATTTTGGACCTAGGATGAGTAAAGACATAAAGCAGTTTGCTGGATTCACGCATTCCCATGGTGGGAGATTTAGCGGTGTTAGAAGCACTGGCCACATGCTATACTACGTACTCatgttgccaaatggattgaatccATCGGTAGCTAAGGCAAGCCTCAGGTTCCTTGAATCATCTACAAAGGTTGGTTCCATCGTGTCGAACTCCTTCCATGCTTCTCCATCAGCTGGATGGCTCATTACATTGTCGACTGGCATCCTCGTTTTCTTGTGCCATTGTGTTTCCTCAAAAGTGCGCTTTGAAGCAAAAATTCTTTTCAACCTTGGCAAAAGTGGAAAATGTCTCAATACCTTGTGTGGAACCCGCTTGTTCCCAGTTTCATCTTGCCATCTAGACGCCTTGCATACTAGGCACACATTCTCTTTATAATACCTCTTCTGAAACAACACACAattgttcttgcacacatggatgTTTTTGAAACCAAGGCCTAGTTCTCCAAGATATTTCTTGGCCTCATCATTTGATTTTGGCAACTCACTCTGAGGGTATCCTGATGACAACAACTTCAGCATTGTGGAAAATGCTGTATTGCCAATTTGATAACGAGACTTGATATACAACATCCTCACCAGAAAAGAGAATTTTGAATGGCTAGATCTCGGGCTAAGTGACTTCTTCGCATCTTCAAGGACTCTTGCAAACCTTGGTTGTTCTCCATCAGCCTCTACCGCAGCATACAGATCTCCTATCATCTCTGGTACTCCATGatcctcatcataatcatcatcggCCACATCCACATGTATCCCAAAGTCATGATCACTTCCTTCGACCTCCTGCTCTAAATTTTCAACTACTACAGTATCTGCCGACTCCCTATGATGAATCCACCTGGTGTATGCAGCTGACATTCCATAAATGTGTATATGGTCATTTACATCATCCTGAGGCCATAAACTTTGATTAAGACATTCGCTGCATGGATAAAGTATGTGGCTGTCTTCGGGGTATCTTTcactaacaaatttcatgaactcttcaactcctttcacatatgcaggtgtgaattgtgtcccataaaTCCAGCTTCTATCCATCTATTTTGAGAGTAAAATAAACCTTGCACTCAGTCCTAAAATTAGAGTAAACTCAACAAAATTCAAAAACACATccaacacatgcatatatataaagaAATTCAAAAACAAATCAAACCTTGTACTACTCTGTCCCACGCGCCGTCGCTACTCTATTCCGTGATCGCCGGCGCTCCTCTGTCCCACACAAACCGCCGCTGCCCTATCCCACGCAAGTCGCCACTGCTCGGCGCTGCTCTCCTCGCCCCACGATCACCGGCGCTGCTCTGACCGCCCCACGATCGCCGACGCTGGTGCACTGACCCACGCGCGCCACCGCTACTCTATCCCACGAGCGTCGCCGCTACCTAGCTCTCCACTGCTCGCGCGCCACCAGGCCCGTCTCGGGGAAATCCGAGGCCTTGTATGAAACTAAAAATTGAGGCCTACTAGCTTGAGAAAAGGTCAAAACCCATTGTGAATGAATTGGATTACATcctctattctttgttttttcttaCGCTTTTCCGAACCCgattcaaattttctagacctatTTGCAGACGACATGGCTTCAATATTTGAACACTATTGTAGTAGGCGTCTAGATGAAAAGAACAAAATTTAGAGATCGACCCACTACTCGCTATATATATAGTTTGCTGTGATTGTGAATGAATTGAAAAAAATACGAATGATTACTATTTACCTTTAGGGCCTCAGCGCCTCGCCTCGCCTGGGTCTGGGTGCCTCACCGCCGTCAGGTCAGTTCATCATGCTCAATGTGATACGCGGCCGATAGGGCGTCAGGGCGATAGGAGACGTCGAGTCGAGACTTGGGATCGCAGCAATCTAGGAGACAAAATGACGTCCGTCCAgcggctaggaaatcattttctaTTGGGCTAATAGGCTTGCTAATGGGCGATGTTGCTATTGGGCCAAGGCTTCTATGCTTACTGCTTAGCTATACGTTTACAAATAGAAAAACATGCATGCCTTTATCACAAAACGGCGAGTGTCCAGTGGTAATGCACCAACATGTCTAGCAGCAGGTCACGGGTTCGAATCTCCCTGCGTGCgctattttttggcaaaaaaaaggggggggggtgGAAGGATGCAGGATCAGCTAGACCGTGTGGGCCACGCTGCCCCACTTGTTCATCGCCACGTCCTTAGGCTAAGACCCGCTGGTGGGACCGCATCGCCACGTCTTTGAGGTTGGGACCCAATGGTGGGACCACATCACCACGTcctcgaggtgggacctgctagtGGGACCACGAcgccacgtcctcgaggtggtacacgagccaaacgatctatgacgatttagttttgttgttttatgaTGATTCTTTTGTTTTCATCATTATTCTTCGTGCCAAAGCTCCGTCACTTGTTACTTATGACAAAGCTAGAAATTTCGTCATAGAAAGCGCTTGTTCTGTGACGAAATTTGTAAGCGTCACGACTGAatcgtcattgatgaacacatttctagtagtgaaacatgctttccttctcttctttgctaagagtgtagctggcaggacttaagtaatggcgtccatcatctatcttctctggatataggttgtctcattctttcaaacatcgcaggtcctgtcgtgcttcaagtgtgtccttaggcttcccatacacacccatgaagcctagcaggttcacacaaagattcttcatcagctGCGTcatgtcgatcgcgctacggacctttaggacttgccaatagggtagctcccaaaatatggacatcttccatatgggtgcgtgaccgtcggcgtcgttcggaacaggttcgctgccatatgcctttccaaatactactttcacatccttgaccatattgagtacatcctcaccagttcggttgcccggcttggactggtggtctgccttacctttaaaatgcttgcctttctttcttagggggtgattcgtaggaagaaatcgacgatggccaaggtacatgaccttttgacattttttcaagaatatacctttaatgtcatcgaaacagtgcgtgcatgcattatatcccttgtttaattgtcctgaaagattacttagagcaggccaatcattgattgttatgaacaacaatgctcgcaggtcaaagtgctcctgtttgtgctcatcccacacacgtacacctggtctattccacaaaagtagatgttcttcaactagtggcctcaggtacacatcgatgtcattgctaggttgccttggaccttggatgagcaTTGGCATCAttataaacttacgcttcatgcataaccagagaggtaggttgtagatacatagagtaacaggccaagtgctatgactactgctctgctcctcgaaaggattcataccatccatacttaaagtaaaccttaagtttcttgcgtcatttgcaaactttgggaattctctatcgattgctctccactgggacccatcagcagggtctctcaatatattgtctaccttacggtcttctttgtgccatcgcaataactttgcatggtctttgtttctgaacagatgtttcaagcgtggtattataggagcataccacataatcttggcagtgattttcttcgtgggacgttcgccctcaacatcactagggtcatctcgtctgatcttataccgtgatgcatgacataccgggcatgtatctaacttctcgtactcctcgccacggtagaggatgcagtcattaggacatgcatgtatcttttggatttctaatcccaaagggcagactacctgttttgcttcgtacgtagtgacgggcaattcattatcctttggaagcatcttcttttggattttcagtaactccccgaatcccttgtcagatacaccattctttgccttccattgcagcaattccagtgtggtacccaactttttctgtcccgcatcataagttgggtatagcaatttctggtgatcttctagcatgcgctcgaacttgatcttctccttttcactttcgcattctctttgtgcgtcacgaatggcctgaccaagatcatcagcgggctcatcttctgccactacctcttcttcagcttcccccattgcagtatcattgaaggcaccatattcagcaataatgtcatcatcgtcccattgttcttcttcatcttcttccattacaaccctggtttctccgtgcttcgtccaacaaatatagtttggcatgaaacctgacttcaacaagtgtgaataaagactccatgagctagcatattccttcaaattcttatatATGACACATGggaagcacatgaaaccatcgtgtttgtttgcctcggccacacgtaagaaagaatgcacgccctcaatgaactcttgggagcggcgatcagtattgtacatccaatgctggctcatctgcattacatgacatacataccatattaaaacctagaacataattagttaattatacgacatgcatgccaccacacaaggtattaatttatgaaagtctcgctacaatgtagacaatcccaactaccactaaaaaactaaagctaaaatgcacttcagcagcataaggatttcgtgaccaatcccTAACTAAAACAgtcagatcatgcgtttgttcaacatctatgagcttcttccgcaggatcactaccTCATTAGCCGCCAGTAGCAGcctatgcaagagagttttgcatcgagttcaacatactcttcctcctagtacctaGCCTGAACatgcagtgccatcccactgaaattaaaacaaaaaattagaactttaatcacaatcatcatgaaaataagtataaattaaccataataatcaaatgcgacaaaataactcacattgcgatccggacacttgtagaagataaggctcttgttgggacactccttcctcacccggtactccatcacaatcttctcctcacacttgctgcatgcaatgagaggaaggtccggcctcagtcgctttggaacccaatgagaggccgaggactcgGAAGCAGTTGCTATCTACTCTCTATTCTTATTTTtaaaataatataaatttctcattttataaacaaataaagttaaaaaaaactctaaaattttcTATATCtccaaaccatgaagtgtgctatgcatgctagaattgaaaactcaatactagttttgaataactactttaaccttccttcatccaaatacgtaaactttaaagtgattttgagcttaattggcttacaattaaaaaaaatctaacataaaaaaaccacatatatctagtccacaaaatgaaataagctactgataaaacatgagAGTATTGGTAACCttcagaaccgaagaatcgatggaggaatggaagaaatcttgtgatacatcggtgatgaggaagaagagaggctggcgatgaagcaagaacactaagctcgaagtggctcgggctcggggagaaacaagggctatataggaggggacctttagtcccggttggagacagaaaccgggactaaaggtcccttcctagtcctggacagagcctccagccgggagtagacttttactcccggttggagggaccaaccgggagtaaaagttaacctttagttccggttggtagattcaaccgggactaaaggtcccctgcagcaaaagcctgccgcagtagccgttgggcaaggtcctttagtcccggttggagctacaaaccgggactaaaggtatctctagttccgggtgcgaaaaataccgggactaaagccaaatttcgaggtgggatcaaaggtcgtttctctactagtgagtgtttcaaatgtttcagaggtatgttgtaagtatTTCATATGtgtgttgcaaaaatagatcaggatgttgcacatattgcaatggtTATACACCTATGTTGCAAGCTcatgttctcaatgtttcatctattttttgtcaatgtatgttgcaaatgtgtttatctagatgttccaTGTATGTTCACACATACTCCATCCATCCCTTAAAAAAGTTCGTTTTGAGGGTGGTGAACGTTTTCACAAAAGAGTTTGTTTGGAGTGCA
This DNA window, taken from Miscanthus floridulus cultivar M001 chromosome 13, ASM1932011v1, whole genome shotgun sequence, encodes the following:
- the LOC136499559 gene encoding uncharacterized protein, which translates into the protein MDRSWIYGTQFTPAYVKGVEEFMKFVSERYPEDSHILYPCSECLNQSLWPQDDVNDHIHIYGMSAAYTRWIHHRESADTVVVENLEQEVEGSDHDFGIHVDVADDDYDEDHGVPEMIGDLYAAVEADGEQPRFARVLEDAKKSLSPRSSHSKFSFLVRMLYIKSRYQIGNTAFSTMLKLLSSGYPQSELPKSNDEAKKYLGELGLGFKNIHVCKNNCVLFQKRYYKENVCLVCKASRWQDETGNKRVPHKVLRHFPLLPRLKRIFASKRTFEETQWHKKTRMPVDNVMSHPADGEAWKEFDTMEPTFVDDSRNLRLALATDGFNPFGNMSPKSPGKDFDLFLEPLIEELLDLWKGVSTYDAWQDLDTTNARLDLHDMGIRPELHLQQHGNSVTAPPTPYVLGKDQKIELCKFLKGIKFPDGYAANLARYISEDGSKVQGKLKTHSCHILLQRIIPAGLRGLVRKDVYEAVVELGTFFRELCSRNLRIDVVKWLKEEIPLILCKLEKIFPPAFFDVMVHLAVHLPDEALLRGPFQYGWMYPIERRLGTLKNFVRNRARPEGSIAEAYMHGVTLVGSNRSQYIDDVDLNKLVCLYRDDLEQQGALDVDKMVEQGFAKWFRCHNKCKENLESVSEGLWALSCGPDLRVKTCVACKVNGVRYSTVDRENFLLTQNSGVMTEGSHDGNNIDFYGVLKESLWYKTDPFILATQSKKIFYLQDTSLGKDWRVVQKFEHRNIYDVAEKDEASHDVHQDDYCSDTKHVVQAGANNEVTHNIQGGEASIIEENSEDLISSKKQAIIREDSEDEEEDETNCIQPVKNTLSKFGVLWHLCALWGKLANKKTNSEDSDSSEYLLEDDDQGDSDDDDTESDVQPQPLATKRKAMELVVRTIQLQRKSVELVLKTVQGADEDNLLHKQAPRRSQATHQGNTAGQDDKSYGKENAHSCC